A single genomic interval of uncultured Desulfobulbus sp. harbors:
- a CDS encoding transposase, producing the protein MFIRQTKTSNAASGEAYYTFRLVASERIEGKVRQRTLLNLGSNFSLAREHWPELCTRIEQILSGQMSLMPAPSEIEPLAQRYAARLSNQNFEADAKTDADYQEVDVNSLELVRPRSIGVEHVGKAALNWLDFANILAMVGLNGVQQAAAIGSVIGRMAAPGSELSTWHWLRERSGLGELLDVDFEAMPLMRLYRTSDLLVKHRQTIEEMLFQRIDTLFSLPSTVTLYDLTNTYFEGEMGSNHKAKRGHSKEKRSDCPLVTLGLVLDGSGFVRCSRMFAGNVVEGTTLAEMLEGLNAPASALVIMDRGIATEENITWLVDHQYRYLVVSRERVRKFDANDAVDTSSACGQTIRIQRVLNEEGTEARLYCHSEERQNKEEAINQRFIDQFEQELTKIADGLNKPRTTKDRDKLLLRIGRLVAKSHGVGQHYRIELIPDAGGTKAIGLTWERLPGEGSMLTHPGVYCLRTNELTWDAAKLWQTYTMLTDLEAVFRSLKSELGLRPIYHHKEDRAEGHLFITVLAYQVVQAVRCKLKAHSINESWASLRNILAVQQRVSATFSQRDGCTLHVRKATAPEPALRKIYNALGLAPTPGGVKKMIK; encoded by the coding sequence ATGTTTATTCGACAAACCAAAACCAGCAACGCCGCTTCGGGGGAGGCCTATTATACCTTCCGCCTGGTGGCCTCGGAGCGTATCGAGGGCAAGGTACGGCAGCGAACCCTGCTGAACCTGGGGAGCAACTTTTCCCTTGCCCGGGAGCACTGGCCGGAGTTGTGCACACGCATCGAGCAAATCCTCTCCGGGCAGATGTCGCTCATGCCAGCGCCGAGCGAAATCGAACCCCTGGCGCAGCGCTATGCCGCACGGTTGAGCAACCAAAATTTCGAGGCGGACGCCAAAACCGATGCCGACTATCAGGAGGTGGATGTCAACTCGCTGGAGTTGGTCCGGCCTCGGTCGATCGGGGTTGAGCATGTGGGCAAGGCTGCCTTGAATTGGCTTGATTTCGCCAACATACTTGCAATGGTTGGCCTCAACGGCGTTCAGCAGGCGGCAGCTATCGGCAGTGTGATTGGCCGCATGGCCGCTCCGGGCAGCGAGTTGTCCACCTGGCACTGGCTGCGGGAACGCAGCGGCCTTGGCGAATTGCTCGATGTTGATTTCGAGGCAATGCCCCTGATGCGCCTCTACCGGACCTCGGATCTGCTGGTCAAGCACCGGCAGACCATTGAGGAAATGCTCTTTCAGCGTATCGACACGTTGTTTTCCCTGCCGTCAACCGTCACCCTCTACGATCTGACCAATACGTATTTCGAGGGGGAGATGGGCAGCAACCACAAGGCCAAACGGGGGCATTCCAAGGAAAAACGCTCGGATTGCCCCTTGGTGACCCTCGGTCTGGTGCTGGACGGCAGCGGCTTCGTCCGGTGTTCACGGATGTTTGCCGGCAACGTCGTTGAGGGGACAACGCTTGCCGAGATGCTCGAAGGGCTCAATGCCCCTGCCTCGGCCCTGGTTATTATGGACAGGGGTATCGCCACCGAGGAGAACATCACCTGGCTTGTAGACCACCAATATCGTTATCTGGTGGTCAGCCGGGAGCGTGTTCGGAAATTTGATGCCAATGACGCCGTGGATACGTCCTCCGCCTGTGGTCAGACCATCCGCATCCAGCGGGTGCTGAATGAAGAGGGCACAGAAGCCAGGCTCTACTGTCACTCAGAAGAACGGCAAAACAAGGAAGAGGCTATCAACCAACGCTTTATCGATCAGTTCGAGCAGGAGTTGACCAAGATTGCCGATGGTCTGAACAAACCGCGCACCACCAAGGACCGCGACAAGCTGTTACTGCGCATCGGCCGCCTGGTTGCCAAATCCCATGGTGTTGGCCAGCACTATCGCATCGAGCTGATCCCCGATGCCGGCGGCACCAAGGCCATTGGCCTTACCTGGGAGCGGTTGCCGGGAGAGGGCAGTATGCTCACCCATCCCGGCGTTTACTGCCTGCGCACCAACGAACTGACTTGGGACGCGGCCAAGTTGTGGCAGACCTATACCATGCTCACTGATCTGGAGGCAGTGTTCCGCAGCCTCAAATCCGAATTGGGGCTACGTCCGATCTACCATCACAAGGAGGATCGGGCTGAAGGACACCTGTTCATCACCGTGTTGGCCTATCAGGTGGTCCAGGCCGTGAGGTGCAAACTCAAGGCCCACAGTATCAACGAAAGCTGGGCATCGCTGCGCAACATACTCGCTGTCCAGCAACGGGTAAGCGCCACTTTCAGCCAACGCGACGGTTGCACCCTGCATGTGCGTAAGGCCACCGCTCCCGAACCGGCGTTACGAAAAATTTATAACGCCCTGGGGCTGGCACCAACCCCCGGTGGCGTGAAGAAAATGATCAAATGA
- the istA gene encoding IS21 family transposase — translation MTVIVHSREELERLLITMHSEGWSIRKLAGYFSISRNTVRRILRKHAAARDTGHGAVCRQKQQPTLRESKLEPFLDRITELLKDFPKITGQRVYEEITAAGYDGGISILRARLRSLRPTPKKTPVIRFETEPGLQGQMDWSPYAIPFQRQGKITVNCFSYILGFSRRQYIDFTPRRDLFTLIRRHLDSFSHFNGSPRQCLYDNEKTVVLRWEAGRPVFNPSFASFITHYRCKPIACFPNRPQTKGKIERPFQYVENNLLGGRKFQDLDDLKACARWWLQNRSDTHIHDTTGRPPLELFLEEEQEALTMLPRCPYDASEVALRVCNIEGYLEFETNRYPIPYEYVTDILTVKATEQEIYVYSPELTLIVRHERLPAGAVITLDAAGIHGPRAVRYGLEPVRDQFLALGDDAELFLRGLTEQQPKNSGFHARAILRQKEAYHCDDIHRAISHACRYHAYDHRAVERILKIKAKPRTLESCRNERAAEHLRQALPPIKQRSLQEYSALLGDNNHEAGTDNGEHAADQKQLESSQTRHDSKDSR, via the coding sequence ATGACCGTCATCGTTCATAGCCGAGAAGAGTTGGAACGACTGCTGATAACCATGCACAGCGAAGGTTGGAGCATCCGTAAACTCGCGGGTTATTTTTCCATCAGCCGCAATACGGTACGGCGTATCCTGCGCAAACATGCCGCAGCCCGGGACACGGGTCATGGTGCCGTTTGCCGGCAAAAACAACAACCGACACTGCGCGAAAGCAAACTCGAGCCCTTTCTCGACCGGATTACGGAGCTGCTCAAGGATTTCCCCAAGATAACCGGTCAACGCGTGTACGAAGAGATTACCGCCGCCGGTTACGACGGCGGCATAAGTATTTTGCGTGCTCGGTTACGCAGCCTGCGGCCGACACCGAAAAAGACGCCGGTGATCCGTTTTGAGACAGAGCCCGGTCTGCAGGGGCAAATGGACTGGAGCCCCTATGCCATACCATTCCAGCGTCAAGGCAAGATCACGGTCAATTGTTTTTCGTATATCCTTGGATTTTCCAGACGACAATATATCGATTTCACCCCACGCCGGGATCTCTTCACCCTGATCCGCCGTCACCTGGATAGTTTTTCCCACTTCAACGGCTCGCCTCGCCAGTGTCTGTATGACAACGAAAAGACCGTTGTTCTGCGCTGGGAGGCCGGCCGGCCGGTATTCAATCCCTCTTTTGCCTCGTTTATCACCCATTACCGGTGCAAGCCCATCGCCTGCTTTCCCAACCGACCGCAAACAAAGGGCAAAATAGAAAGGCCCTTCCAGTATGTAGAAAACAATCTCCTCGGTGGCCGAAAGTTTCAGGACCTCGATGATCTGAAAGCATGTGCCCGCTGGTGGCTGCAAAACCGGTCGGACACGCATATCCATGACACGACGGGCAGGCCCCCGCTGGAGTTGTTTCTGGAAGAAGAGCAGGAGGCGCTGACCATGTTGCCACGGTGTCCCTATGATGCCTCCGAGGTGGCCTTACGTGTCTGCAATATTGAAGGATATCTCGAGTTCGAGACCAATCGCTATCCGATTCCTTATGAATATGTGACCGATATCCTGACCGTAAAAGCCACGGAGCAGGAAATTTATGTCTACTCACCGGAGCTGACCCTGATCGTTCGCCACGAACGATTGCCGGCAGGAGCGGTGATTACCCTTGATGCAGCCGGTATCCACGGACCACGCGCCGTTCGTTACGGCCTGGAGCCGGTCCGAGACCAATTTCTTGCCTTGGGTGATGATGCCGAACTTTTTTTACGGGGACTTACGGAGCAACAGCCCAAGAACAGCGGATTCCACGCCAGGGCCATACTGCGGCAAAAAGAGGCCTACCACTGCGACGACATTCATCGTGCCATCAGTCACGCCTGTCGCTATCACGCCTACGACCACCGAGCGGTGGAGCGTATTCTCAAAATCAAGGCAAAACCGCGTACTCTGGAATCGTGTCGCAACGAACGGGCAGCGGAACATCTGCGCCAGGCCCTGCCGCCGATCAAACAGCGGTCGTTACAGGAGTACAGTGCACTTTTAGGAGACAATAACCATGAAGCAGGGACAGATAACGGAGAGCATGCAGCGGATCAAAAGCAGCTTGAAAGCTCTCAAACTCGACACGATAGCAAGGATTCTCGATGA
- a CDS encoding transposase produces the protein MGNKGYGSIPGTLFECITFLARALPVRSVPTFIELLIGAMLTQTGFVTGAWLAIRPRRSWSAYYKWLQEGKWSWVALGVQMARMVVTFFPQLVWFLIIDDTFVYRASRKAPGSGIYHQHGNKANRPQYARGQCWVSMALSVTRGKKHSAIPLLSRLMRTDGNTGKLDAAKVLLRTVARVFTGKKVCLLVDSWYMKYPLIAFVLALGFQVIGQVRRDTALYALPVATGKRGRPAKYGAKYTPDEVALLPEVRHWLFLYGKWQWVRYRSAVCLAKFLRGHRVRAVWMQFEDEDGELSKPRLLISTNSQLSADEVFKFYARRWAIEDLFNQMKNGWGWREAWQQSRQVLHRWTQILSAAYALPQLLSMYCSEQMHGLLQLTPWRKKAPVTAGQIRLGLRMFFSHVRVRDWWNPTCRKFEPGSLLGKSGNTADSGKKSRKRRERNDRVTHPAPPS, from the coding sequence ATGGGCAACAAGGGATATGGCAGTATCCCCGGGACCCTGTTTGAATGTATCACATTCCTTGCCAGGGCTCTACCGGTACGTTCCGTTCCAACCTTTATCGAACTGCTGATCGGTGCCATGCTCACCCAGACCGGGTTTGTTACCGGAGCCTGGCTGGCGATCAGACCGCGACGCAGTTGGAGCGCCTATTACAAATGGCTCCAGGAAGGCAAGTGGTCCTGGGTCGCCCTTGGGGTGCAGATGGCCCGGATGGTAGTGACCTTCTTTCCCCAGCTGGTCTGGTTCCTGATCATTGACGACACCTTCGTCTACCGGGCTTCCCGAAAGGCGCCGGGAAGCGGAATCTATCACCAGCACGGCAACAAGGCCAATCGACCCCAGTATGCCCGCGGCCAGTGCTGGGTGAGCATGGCCCTGTCGGTAACCAGGGGCAAAAAGCACTCGGCGATCCCTTTGCTCTCCCGGCTGATGCGCACCGACGGCAACACCGGCAAGCTCGATGCGGCCAAGGTCCTGCTCAGGACCGTGGCACGGGTGTTCACCGGCAAAAAGGTCTGTCTCCTAGTGGACAGCTGGTATATGAAGTACCCTTTGATCGCCTTTGTCCTGGCCCTTGGCTTTCAGGTGATCGGCCAGGTCCGACGGGATACGGCGCTGTACGCGCTTCCAGTGGCCACCGGCAAACGGGGGCGGCCGGCCAAGTATGGCGCCAAATACACCCCGGATGAGGTTGCTCTTTTGCCGGAGGTACGCCATTGGCTGTTCCTCTACGGCAAGTGGCAATGGGTACGCTACCGGAGTGCTGTCTGCCTGGCTAAATTCCTTCGCGGCCATCGGGTCAGGGCCGTGTGGATGCAGTTCGAAGACGAGGATGGCGAGCTCAGTAAGCCACGCCTGCTCATCTCCACCAACAGTCAGCTGAGTGCAGACGAGGTGTTCAAGTTCTACGCCCGCCGCTGGGCCATCGAAGACCTCTTCAACCAGATGAAGAACGGTTGGGGCTGGCGCGAGGCATGGCAGCAGTCCCGCCAAGTGCTGCACCGCTGGACTCAGATCCTTTCGGCCGCCTATGCCCTGCCGCAACTGCTGAGCATGTATTGCAGCGAGCAGATGCACGGACTGCTGCAACTGACGCCATGGCGGAAAAAGGCCCCGGTGACCGCCGGCCAGATTCGCTTGGGACTACGGATGTTTTTCAGCCATGTCCGGGTTCGGGACTGGTGGAACCCGACATGCCGAAAATTCGAACCCGGTTCACTCCTTGGAAAATCGGGCAATACTGCCGATTCAGGAAAAAAGTCCAGGAAACGGAGAGAAAGGAACGATAGGGTAACTCATCCGGCACCGCCATCGTGA
- the istB gene encoding IS21-like element helper ATPase IstB, giving the protein MKQGQITESMQRIKSSLKALKLDTIARILDEELARSAQSATPPTELLERLLTAETDALIQRRIERRIKESRLPERKLLADFDFDFQKGIDKAQILELAQLDFIRRKQGVILAGNSDTGKSHIAKALLLLACKETYRCRYTTASDMLRDLFSGLADDTLALKLKRYLTPDLLLIDEVGFDRLEQQDPCNACLFHKVIDGRYCKSSTMLTSNIDFKELGDYLGDPVITTAIVDRMVHHSIILSIQGPSWRLHQSQQLNHCSDRPKSEVE; this is encoded by the coding sequence ATGAAGCAGGGACAGATAACGGAGAGCATGCAGCGGATCAAAAGCAGCTTGAAAGCTCTCAAACTCGACACGATAGCAAGGATTCTCGATGAAGAATTGGCCAGGTCGGCCCAATCGGCAACACCGCCGACCGAGTTACTGGAACGTCTCCTGACAGCCGAGACGGATGCCCTGATCCAACGGAGAATCGAACGTCGGATCAAGGAATCAAGGCTACCGGAACGAAAACTGCTGGCGGACTTTGATTTTGATTTCCAGAAAGGAATCGATAAGGCTCAAATCCTCGAGTTGGCTCAGCTTGACTTTATCCGCCGCAAACAGGGGGTAATTCTTGCCGGTAATTCCGATACCGGCAAGAGTCACATCGCCAAGGCGCTCCTGCTGCTTGCCTGCAAGGAAACCTACCGCTGTCGCTATACCACGGCAAGCGACATGCTCCGGGATCTCTTTTCAGGACTGGCCGACGACACTCTCGCTCTCAAACTCAAGCGCTATCTGACGCCTGACCTGCTGCTCATAGACGAAGTCGGCTTTGACCGCCTTGAGCAACAGGATCCGTGTAACGCCTGCCTCTTTCATAAAGTGATTGACGGACGTTACTGCAAGAGTTCGACAATGCTGACCTCAAATATCGATTTCAAGGAACTGGGGGATTATCTGGGGGATCCTGTCATTACCACCGCGATCGTCGACAGGATGGTTCACCATTCCATTATCCTGAGCATCCAGGGTCCTTCCTGGCGTCTTCATCAATCACAACAATTAAACCATTGCAGTGACCGCCCCAAGAGTGAGGTGGAATAA
- a CDS encoding IS4 family transposase, with the protein MHKKQSLDERFNQHAVSFLTAALSELFNKQLSEGKSLLMSCDQFARILIKDSVCFQIDQSLSKYYPGSGGSGSAASVRIQFEYDLVSGRIVDLSLNAFNDQDATNSTLTIDVVREGDLVIRDLAYMHISALRGILQNLGDFLCRLQANKQVYQLRGKKKLELNFSRIVRAMTDAGIEKIEDRVFLDRDLALEVRLFVYLLPESVYQERMRKANLNAQKKGRQIGKEFKARARLNLFITSASEELLDIENAWKAYTLRRQIELVFKTWKSLWKIDKVKKVKKERLECYIYSKLFIIVLSLNMLWITHNLMRGLYGKNLSFYKALKTWIRSLGRFKEAFFTGIEAVTNLLKKFLELSCRKHLLEKRKNGNYSPEIVQGIFILRIEGEPIPCAA; encoded by the coding sequence ATGCATAAAAAACAATCCCTGGATGAGCGCTTCAATCAGCATGCGGTTTCGTTTCTCACAGCAGCCCTTTCAGAGTTGTTTAACAAGCAGTTGTCAGAGGGAAAATCGCTGTTGATGAGTTGTGATCAGTTTGCAAGGATTTTGATTAAAGATTCTGTTTGTTTTCAAATAGATCAATCTTTATCCAAGTATTACCCCGGTAGCGGCGGCAGTGGCTCTGCGGCCAGTGTCAGAATCCAGTTTGAATATGATTTAGTGTCCGGCAGAATCGTTGATCTCAGCCTGAATGCGTTTAACGACCAGGATGCAACCAATTCAACGCTGACCATTGATGTTGTCAGAGAAGGTGACCTTGTTATTCGCGACCTCGCTTACATGCATATATCTGCATTGCGAGGTATCTTGCAAAACCTTGGTGACTTTTTGTGCCGCCTGCAGGCCAACAAGCAGGTGTATCAACTTCGAGGCAAGAAAAAGCTTGAGCTGAATTTTTCCCGGATTGTTCGAGCCATGACCGATGCAGGAATTGAAAAAATTGAAGACAGAGTATTCCTTGACCGGGATCTGGCATTAGAGGTTCGCCTCTTTGTTTATCTGTTACCTGAAAGCGTCTACCAGGAACGAATGCGCAAGGCCAACCTGAATGCCCAAAAGAAAGGGCGGCAAATAGGGAAAGAATTCAAAGCCCGAGCAAGGCTCAATCTGTTCATCACCTCCGCCTCAGAGGAGTTGCTTGATATTGAAAATGCGTGGAAGGCATACACGTTGCGCCGGCAAATCGAGCTTGTCTTTAAGACCTGGAAATCACTGTGGAAAATCGACAAGGTCAAAAAGGTGAAAAAGGAACGCCTTGAATGCTATATTTACTCGAAATTATTCATTATTGTACTCAGCCTGAACATGTTATGGATAACGCATAACCTCATGCGCGGGCTGTACGGTAAAAATCTCAGTTTTTACAAAGCTTTAAAGACCTGGATAAGATCTCTTGGCCGGTTCAAAGAGGCATTTTTCACCGGAATAGAAGCTGTGACCAATTTGTTAAAAAAGTTTCTCGAGCTGAGTTGCCGGAAACATTTGTTGGAGAAGAGAAAAAATGGAAACTATTCTCCGGAAATTGTTCAAGGCATTTTTATCTTGAGAATCGAAGGGGAGCCAATACCATGTGCGGCATAA
- a CDS encoding ethanolamine ammonia-lyase subunit EutB, whose product MYKLTLQHRTFGFDNLRDLMAKASPHRSGDCLAGIAAENAEERVAAQVVLAELPLSLFLEEHLIPYETDEVTRLIIDTHDQAAFAPVADYTVGQLRDWLLTEEADSTTLCSLASGLTPEMVAAVAKLMRVQDLILVASKCRVVTRFRNTLGLPGTFGVRLQPNHPTDDLKGIAASILDGLCYGCGDAVIGINPATDSVDNIRRLLDMLDMIRDRYRIPTQSCVLTHVTTTMEAIAAGAPVDLCFQSIAGTEGANRSFGVNLGLLAEAHQATLELERGNLGDNVMYFETGQGSALSANSHFGVDQQTLEARAYAVARRFRPLLVNSVVGFIGPEYLFNGKEIIRAGLEDHFCGKLLGLPMGVDICYTNHAEADQDDMDMLLTLLGNSGCTFIMGVPGADDIMLNYQSTSFHDAAYLRRLLGRTPAPEFHLWLQEQGIVDPVEGHLRPIHPASRLLALPEGWI is encoded by the coding sequence ATGTATAAATTGACCTTGCAGCATCGGACCTTTGGTTTTGACAACCTTCGCGACTTGATGGCCAAGGCCAGCCCGCATCGTTCCGGCGATTGTCTGGCGGGCATTGCCGCCGAAAACGCCGAAGAGCGGGTGGCGGCCCAGGTGGTCCTGGCCGAGCTGCCCTTGTCCCTTTTTCTCGAAGAGCATCTCATCCCGTATGAAACCGATGAGGTCACTCGCCTGATCATTGATACCCACGATCAGGCAGCGTTTGCGCCGGTGGCCGATTATACCGTGGGCCAGCTGCGTGACTGGCTGCTTACCGAAGAGGCCGACAGCACCACCTTGTGTAGCCTGGCCTCCGGGCTCACGCCTGAGATGGTGGCAGCGGTCGCCAAATTGATGCGGGTTCAGGATCTGATCCTGGTCGCCTCGAAATGTAGGGTCGTGACCCGTTTTCGTAACACCCTCGGGCTGCCCGGTACCTTTGGCGTGCGCCTCCAGCCCAATCATCCCACCGATGATCTCAAAGGCATTGCAGCCTCCATTCTCGATGGACTCTGTTATGGTTGCGGCGACGCGGTGATCGGCATCAATCCGGCTACGGACAGTGTGGACAACATCCGTCGCTTGCTGGACATGCTCGACATGATTCGCGATCGCTATCGGATTCCCACACAAAGCTGCGTACTTACCCATGTCACCACCACCATGGAGGCGATTGCTGCCGGCGCGCCGGTGGATCTCTGTTTTCAGTCCATTGCCGGTACCGAGGGGGCCAATCGCAGCTTCGGGGTCAACCTCGGCCTGTTGGCCGAAGCCCACCAGGCAACCTTGGAGCTGGAACGGGGGAACCTGGGCGATAATGTGATGTATTTTGAAACCGGCCAGGGGAGTGCCCTTTCGGCCAACAGCCATTTCGGCGTCGATCAGCAGACGCTGGAGGCGCGGGCTTATGCGGTGGCACGGCGCTTCCGGCCACTTCTGGTCAATTCGGTGGTTGGTTTCATCGGTCCGGAATATCTCTTCAACGGCAAAGAGATCATCCGTGCCGGACTGGAGGATCACTTTTGCGGCAAGCTGCTCGGCCTGCCTATGGGGGTGGATATCTGCTACACCAACCATGCCGAGGCTGATCAGGACGACATGGACATGCTGCTCACCCTGCTGGGTAACAGCGGCTGCACCTTTATCATGGGCGTACCCGGAGCCGACGACATCATGCTCAATTATCAGTCGACCTCCTTTCACGATGCCGCCTATCTGCGTCGCCTGCTGGGACGGACTCCGGCACCTGAGTTTCATCTCTGGTTGCAGGAGCAGGGGATTGTCGACCCTGTCGAAGGGCACCTGCGTCCCATTCATCCCGCCAGTCGACTGCTGGCCTTGCCGGAGGGATGGATATGA
- a CDS encoding amino acid permease, with protein sequence MLWGLGVGYVISGMYFGWNLGLEQGGALGLAVATGFIILMYLTFTFSYTELACAIPKAGGVFDYATKGLGKDLGFIAGMAQVIEFVFAPPAIAAAIGAYFHLFLPDVPVLAIAVAAYVIFTALNISGVQAAARFELFITVLAVAELLIFAGVTALSFSWENLTVNALPHGWGGAFAAIPFAIWFFLAIEGVANVAEETINPQRNILIGFGAAILTLVALAVITFATSVGVGGWEAIVYPTAGAAASDSPLPLALAKVVGDNHLLYHMLIFIGLFGLVASFHGIILAAGRAVLELGRVGYLHPSLGKVSPRFKTPQNALLFTW encoded by the coding sequence ATGCTCTGGGGACTGGGTGTCGGTTATGTCATCTCTGGCATGTATTTCGGCTGGAACCTGGGCCTGGAGCAGGGGGGGGCACTGGGGCTTGCCGTGGCCACCGGCTTCATCATCTTGATGTATCTCACCTTTACCTTCAGCTACACCGAGTTGGCCTGCGCCATTCCCAAGGCCGGCGGGGTATTCGACTATGCCACCAAAGGGTTGGGGAAGGATCTTGGATTTATCGCCGGCATGGCCCAAGTGATCGAGTTTGTCTTTGCTCCACCGGCAATAGCTGCCGCAATCGGTGCGTACTTCCATCTTTTCTTGCCGGATGTTCCGGTGTTGGCCATCGCCGTTGCTGCCTACGTCATTTTTACGGCGCTCAATATCTCCGGTGTCCAGGCTGCTGCCCGTTTTGAGCTGTTCATCACCGTACTGGCAGTGGCCGAGCTCTTGATCTTTGCCGGAGTGACCGCACTCAGCTTTTCCTGGGAGAACCTGACCGTCAATGCCCTTCCTCACGGCTGGGGTGGTGCCTTTGCCGCGATTCCCTTTGCCATCTGGTTTTTTTTGGCCATCGAGGGGGTAGCCAACGTGGCCGAAGAAACCATCAATCCGCAGCGGAACATCCTTATCGGTTTTGGTGCCGCCATCCTTACCCTGGTCGCGCTTGCGGTTATTACCTTTGCCACCTCGGTCGGCGTTGGTGGCTGGGAAGCAATCGTCTACCCGACTGCCGGTGCCGCAGCTTCGGACTCCCCCCTGCCTCTGGCTCTGGCCAAGGTGGTCGGCGATAACCACCTGCTCTATCACATGCTGATTTTCATTGGTTTGTTCGGCCTGGTGGCCTCCTTTCACGGTATCATTCTTGCTGCCGGCCGCGCTGTGCTCGAACTTGGTCGGGTGGGCTACCTCCATCCTTCCCTGGGCAAGGTCAGCCCCCGCTTTAAGACTCCGCAGAATGCTTTGCTCTTTACCTGGTGA
- a CDS encoding ParB N-terminal domain-containing protein, producing MSTSPISTADILELSLDKIGERFAPLRIVNPAADSAMLQSVERYGQIMPVVVCEAQQNDYQLLDGFKRLRSARRLGMKSLKAQVMRLTLRAGKAALVQLNWVGKSISNMEEALVVHSLFHEDSLSQVEIATLLGRHKSWVCRRISLIDRLCDEGLAQIKLGLLPISMSRELIKLPRGNQELLIQAIANHHLSCRDTGRLVEELQGRPEYEHRPILERPWEILQYQDHLDTTASRLFSPAVRSIHHKILLMERYCLAVSCTMQTTEIKQFEEKEELFIRACCGEAVRTLEHTVKEVGRVAVPDAEAGQ from the coding sequence ATGTCAACCTCACCCATATCCACCGCTGATATTCTTGAACTTTCCCTGGATAAAATTGGAGAAAGATTCGCTCCCCTGCGGATCGTCAATCCGGCAGCCGACAGCGCCATGCTTCAGTCTGTGGAGCGCTACGGCCAGATCATGCCGGTGGTTGTCTGCGAGGCCCAGCAAAACGATTATCAACTGCTCGATGGCTTCAAACGGCTGCGAAGCGCCAGAAGGCTTGGCATGAAGTCACTCAAGGCCCAGGTAATGCGGCTTACCCTGCGTGCCGGCAAGGCGGCGCTGGTGCAGCTGAACTGGGTGGGGAAGTCAATCAGTAATATGGAAGAGGCGCTGGTGGTGCATTCACTGTTCCATGAAGACAGCTTGAGCCAGGTGGAGATCGCCACGTTGCTGGGACGGCATAAAAGCTGGGTTTGTCGGCGAATATCCTTGATTGACCGATTGTGCGATGAGGGGTTGGCCCAGATAAAGCTCGGTCTGCTGCCGATCAGCATGAGCCGGGAACTTATCAAGTTGCCACGTGGCAACCAGGAACTCCTCATTCAAGCGATTGCCAACCATCATCTCAGTTGCCGTGATACCGGCAGGCTGGTTGAAGAACTACAGGGCCGGCCGGAATATGAACACAGGCCGATTCTGGAAAGGCCGTGGGAAATACTCCAGTATCAAGACCATTTGGATACGACGGCAAGCAGGCTTTTTTCACCGGCTGTTCGGAGTATCCATCACAAAATTCTGCTTATGGAGCGGTACTGCCTGGCGGTTTCCTGCACCATGCAAACCACAGAGATCAAACAATTTGAGGAGAAAGAAGAGCTCTTTATACGCGCTTGCTGCGGGGAAGCCGTGCGAACCCTTGAACACACCGTCAAGGAGGTCGGCCGAGTTGCGGTGCCGGATGCAGAGGCCGGACAATGA